Below is a window of Defluviimonas sp. SAOS-178_SWC DNA.
GATCCGTTTCTCATTCCTGACCTTCGTGGAAAGCATTTCTTAACCATTCCGAACAGAGAATGAGAGCAAGGAACGGACAAGTAAAGCGAACGGAGGTCCTCGCGTGGGCGGCAAGATCCTCATAGTCGACGACGTCGCGACCAATCGCATTGTTCTGAAGGTCAAGCTCGCCTCGGCTTTTTACGAGACCGTTCAAGCCTCGGGCGGCGCCGAGGCGTTGCGTCTGGCCAGGAAGATGCGGCCCGACCTCGTGCTTCTCGACGTCGAGTTGCCCGACATGAGCGGCATCGAGGTCTGCGAACAACTGAAGGCCGATGCCAGGACCCGTGACATCCCCGTAGTGATGATCACCGCCTTTCGCGACATGGCCCGGAAGATGGAGGCGCTTCGGGCCGGGGCCGAGGAAGTGTTCTGGAAGCCGTTGGACGAGATGGTCCTGCTCGCGCGGCTCCGAAGCCTCCTTCGCGCGAGGGAGACGGCCGAGCAGCTTGGCCTGCGCGGCAGCACCTATCGGGAGCTTGGATTCGCAGAGGCCGCGCCCAGCTTCGGCGATCAGGCGCTCGTGGGTCTCGTCGCGGGCCGGATGGAAGCCGCGCTCGCTTGGAAGCGGGAATTGCAGCCGTATCTTTCGGACCGGATCCTCGTGCTTGACCGCGAGACGGCGATGGGGGACTTCCCGAACGGCAAGGTTCCCGACGTCTTTGTGGTCGAAGCCAACCTCACGCGGCCAGGCGAAGGCTTGCGGCTCATGTCGGAACTGCGCTCCCGCACGGGGACGCGCTATTCCGCGGTTTGCGTGATGCTGCCGGCCGAGGCGTGCGAAACGGCTGCGGTCGCGCTCGATCTCGGCGCCTCGGACCTGATCGAGGCTCAGGCAGACCCGGCCGAGATGGCGCTGCGTATCCGCACCCAGATCGCCCGCAAACGCCAGTCCGACCGCCTGCGCAATTCCGTCGCGGACGGGCTGCGGCTGGCCATGACGGACCCTCTCACCGGGCTTCACAACCGCCGCTACGCGCTGCCGCATCTCGCCCGGATCGCGAACAGGGCGCAGGCCGCGGGACGGCAATTCGCGGTGATGGTGCTCGACCTCGACCGGTTCAAATCCATCAACG
It encodes the following:
- a CDS encoding diguanylate cyclase domain-containing protein, which encodes MGGKILIVDDVATNRIVLKVKLASAFYETVQASGGAEALRLARKMRPDLVLLDVELPDMSGIEVCEQLKADARTRDIPVVMITAFRDMARKMEALRAGAEEVFWKPLDEMVLLARLRSLLRARETAEQLGLRGSTYRELGFAEAAPSFGDQALVGLVAGRMEAALAWKRELQPYLSDRILVLDRETAMGDFPNGKVPDVFVVEANLTRPGEGLRLMSELRSRTGTRYSAVCVMLPAEACETAAVALDLGASDLIEAQADPAEMALRIRTQIARKRQSDRLRNSVADGLRLAMTDPLTGLHNRRYALPHLARIANRAQAAGRQFAVMVLDLDRFKSINDTWGHAAGDAVLIEVAARLKSNLRAVDLIARIGGEEFLIALPDTTLEAAQATAERLRRVVGERPVPLPKGTGSIPVTLSIGLALGAGQDSGSVEDLIGLADRALLGSKANGRNQIQIGRSAA